One Onthophagus taurus isolate NC chromosome 11, IU_Otau_3.0, whole genome shotgun sequence genomic window carries:
- the LOC111424143 gene encoding ankycorbin isoform X1 gives MTSSGSHGVPSRRQKRMGPAPFASFEDLSDEVRVQVDSPEEKIDAGSVVRLPGIREDVTPSTPASLGDRAASPQFIYTGISLIGASGAMALTPQPTTKSSLTPSTPRIDISRASSSSQHEDSRDSTPERELFEGHDPARAKLGLGFREEGALDLRSSTEELDFQDGKQKVVGKVEETANQQRKDSQSSEICMLSISGRTSRLSSIGSQGSTHSRVSNASHLSVISGQSGLSRSPSPHKMLLETSFCGTKPNENEQKADQKQGTKQEPDDLEKVILSRKHDPTKAILAEGISVSPKIKIPDKPIRKEKPSITITIDKPQPSPTNNVDKPKLPKTILSASGIEYTYIPLKGPLPEDPPEVQQQKLREIKSAPTSKRKSSQTKTKSPQERPSTSYETSGDKTHPKYIRIKLKPDHLYDDNDPSFQKPDTLELSDTNTPTLSEKTIRSEPGRSISSTPSASPKFSRHILKEPFGSSKSPSPSLSRKSSFASLFRSKEAIISPESPTIPTRRKSTLSGIIKDAGENLRERRRSRSKSRERDKNSLSLAPSSTESIDSKGKRNVFSLFKGSGKKPVEKAKETDDIGIGSLSNVEFKFRPERCEMPGKYHETPLEGDSIRIPLHSPTYYEQKAFLQDLRSSSQGSQETVIENIINKDETIQKNGGVQESTKKIEDLRQNSTSSENVVFSTRLGSTNELFTTKLPKQKIEEVAIETYSVEKSIIEQSVNIESQIVQSKSVHSMAEVEIKQSIIKIPEINQENIQIKKDKENDKDVLQEKEKGVKKRPSKLLNDEDEHYSSESERDSEIDFGKKDKPEDDKVGTLPVEIERKGLVMLQDSFEDELPYIPTTLPQERSVAVPIVPIKQRGTFEMKVCPIERPRSTTPINPSCLEDYCEEIAENVTKTIEKLKISLPREDSIKSPRRPSNTNWAEFAEKKITQRRSSTTSQEPPESVPPPLPPKGIQKEWINFEEIPEKRKPPKRIQTIPSRGNIEVPESVLHDNVVYSYVNPEDCKCECHEINNARARSKENQKQRDVPEPIVVQEDELPLLQDEQIEEEKPLVHGNVERIKLDVTILDRRSVISDSSIDLSASVEHPVEANGVDCLRMPFTSDLGVSNSNRSSIVSQEETQSPEGSPNAFPKTS, from the exons ATGACATCTTCCGGAAGTCATGGCGTCCCATCCAGGCGACAAAAACGCATGGGCCCTGCTCCTTTTGCATCCTTCGAGGATCTCTCAGACGAGGTGAGAGTACAA GTGGACAGTCCAGAAGAGAAAATCGATGCCGGTTCAGTTGTAAGACTTCCGGGTATCCGCGAGGATGTAACACCGAGTACTCCAGCTTCATTAGGAGACAGGGCGGCGTCTCCACAATTCATTTATACGGGTATAAGTCTGATTGGGGCGAGTGGCGCGATGGCTTTAACACCCCAACCGACAACCAAGTCGAGTTTAACTCCAAGCACGCCTAGAATAGACATATCTAGAGCGAGTAGTAGTTCTCAACATGAAGATAGCAGAGATAGTACTCCGGAGAGGGAATTGTTTGAAGGTCACGATCCGGCTAGAGCTAAATTGGGATTAGGTTTTCGTGAAGAAGGTGCTTTAGATCTTAGATCCTCAACTGAAGAATTAGATTTTCAAGATGGAAAGCAAAAAGTCGTTGGAAAAGTCGAAGAAACGGCGAATCAACAAAGGAAAGATTCGCAAAGCTCCGAAATATGTATGTTATCGATATCTGGGCGTACTTCGAGGTTGTCGAGTATCGGAAGTCAAGGTTCTACTCATAGTAGAGTTTCGAACGCGAGTCACCTTTCGGTTATTTCCGGTCAATCAGGATTATCTCGATCGCCTTCTCCGCATAAAATGTTGTTGGAAACTTCGTTTTGCGGAACGAAACCAAATGAAAATGAACAGAAAGCCGATCAGAAACAAGGGACCAAACAAGAACCTGACGATCTTGAGAAGGTTATTTTATCACGAAAACATGATCCAACTAAAGCTATTTTAGCTGAAGGAATAAGCGTTTcacctaaaattaaaattcctGACAAACCAATTCGCAAAGAAAAACCTTCTATTACTATAACTATAGATAAACCGCAACCTTCCCCAACAAACAACGTAGATAAACCGAAATTACCGAAAACTATATTATCAGCTAGCGGTATTGAGTATACTTACATTCCATTAAAAGGCCCCCTTCCAGAAGATCCGCCGGAagttcaacaacaaaaattgcgCGAAATTAAATCAGCACCCACAAGCAAAAGAAAATCATCTCAAACTAAGACGAAATCACCCCAAGAAAGACCATCAACTAGTTACGAAACATCCGGGGATAAAACCCATCCGAAATAcataagaattaaattaaaaccagATCATTTATACGACGACAACGATCCTTCGTTTCAAAAACCGGACACTTTGGAATTAAGCGATACAAACACACCTACTTTAAGCGAAAAAACGATTAGATCCGAACCTGGACGAAGTATTTCTAGTACACCGAGTGCTTCCCCGAAATTTTCGCGTCACATTCTTAAAGAACCATTTGGCAGTAGTAAAAGTCCATCGCCGTCTTTATCCCGTAAAAGTTCTTTCGCTTCCTTATTCAGAAGCAAAGAAGCGATAATCAGTCCTGAATCTCCAACAATTCCGACGAGGAGAAAAAGCACTTTATCGGGTATAATTAAAGATGCCGGCGAGAATTTGCGCGAACGTCGAAGAAGTAGATCGAAAAGTAGAGAAAGagataaaaatagtttatctTTAGCACCCTCATCTACAGAAAGTATCGATAGTAAAGGAAAAAGGAATGTTTTTTCGCTATTCAAAGGTAGTGGGAAGAAACCGGTGGAAAAGGCGAAAGAAACGGATGATATTGGAATTGGTTCTTTGTCGAACGTTGAATTCAAATTTAGACCTGAAAGGTGCGAAATGCCCGGGAAATACCACGAAACTCCTTTAGAAGGGGACAGTATACGAATTCCTCTGCATTCTCCGACGTATTACGAACAAAAGGCTTTTCTACAAGATTTAAGAAGTTCTAGTCAAGGTTCCCAAGAAACCGTCATtgaaaacataattaataaagacgaaactatacaaaaaaatggGGGTGTTCAAGAATCGACGAAAAAAATCGAAGATTTACGCCAAAATAGTACTAGTAgtgaaaatgttgttttttcaacAAGACTTGGAAGCACCAACGAACTTTTCACAACTAAATTacctaaacaaaaaattgaagagGTCGCCATAGAAACTTATTCAGTAGAAAAATCGATTATTGAACAAAGCGTCAATATTGAAAGTCAAATTGTTCAAAGCAAAAGTGTTCATAGTATGGCtgaagttgaaataaaacaaagtattataaaaatacctGAAATTAACcaagaaaatattcaaataaaaaaagataaagagAACGATAAAGATGTGCTacaagagaaagaaaaaggtGTAAAAAAACGACCATCAAAACTCCTAAACGATGAAGATGAGCATTATTCATCCGAATCAGAACGTGATTCAGAGAttgattttggaaaaaaagaTAAACCAGAAGATGATAAAGTTGGAACACTTCCAGTTGAAATTGAACGAAAAGGTTTAGTGATGCTTCAAGATTCATTCGAAGACGAACTGCCTTACATACCAACGACTTTACCACAAGAAAGATCTGTAGCCGTTCCTATAGTTCCAATTAAACAAAGAGGAACATTCGAAATGAAAGTGTGTCCAATCGAAAGACCACGATCAACAACTCCAATTAACCCAAGTTGCTTAGAAGATTATTGTGAAGAAATCgccgaaaatgttacaaaaacaatcgaaaaattaaaaatttctttaccaCGTGAagattccattaaatcgccgCGCAGACCGAGCAATACAAATTGGGCTGAATTCgccgaaaaaaaaattacccaAAGAAGATCTTCAACGACGTCTCAAGAACCGCCGGAAAGTGTACCGCCTCCTTTACCCCCGAAAGGTATTCAAAAGGAGTGGATTAATTTTGAAGAGATACCGGAGAAGCGGAAACCGCCGAAACGAATACAAACGATTCCATCTCGAGGGAACATCGAAGTGCCGGAATCAGTGCTTCACGACAACGTTGTTTATAGTTACGTGAACCCGGAGGATTGTAAATGTGAGTGTCACGAGATTAACAACGCCCGGGCTAGAAGCaaggaaaatcaaaaacaacGAGATGTTCCCGAACCGATTGTTGTTCAAGAGGACGAACTTCCGCTTTTACAGGACGAACAGATTGAAGAGGAAAAACCGTTAGTTCACGGAAATGTTGAAAGGATTAAATTGGATGTTACAATTTTGGATAGGAGGAGTGTTATAAG
- the LOC111424143 gene encoding ankycorbin isoform X2, whose amino-acid sequence MTSSGSHGVPSRRQKRMGPAPFASFEDLSDEVDSPEEKIDAGSVVRLPGIREDVTPSTPASLGDRAASPQFIYTGISLIGASGAMALTPQPTTKSSLTPSTPRIDISRASSSSQHEDSRDSTPERELFEGHDPARAKLGLGFREEGALDLRSSTEELDFQDGKQKVVGKVEETANQQRKDSQSSEICMLSISGRTSRLSSIGSQGSTHSRVSNASHLSVISGQSGLSRSPSPHKMLLETSFCGTKPNENEQKADQKQGTKQEPDDLEKVILSRKHDPTKAILAEGISVSPKIKIPDKPIRKEKPSITITIDKPQPSPTNNVDKPKLPKTILSASGIEYTYIPLKGPLPEDPPEVQQQKLREIKSAPTSKRKSSQTKTKSPQERPSTSYETSGDKTHPKYIRIKLKPDHLYDDNDPSFQKPDTLELSDTNTPTLSEKTIRSEPGRSISSTPSASPKFSRHILKEPFGSSKSPSPSLSRKSSFASLFRSKEAIISPESPTIPTRRKSTLSGIIKDAGENLRERRRSRSKSRERDKNSLSLAPSSTESIDSKGKRNVFSLFKGSGKKPVEKAKETDDIGIGSLSNVEFKFRPERCEMPGKYHETPLEGDSIRIPLHSPTYYEQKAFLQDLRSSSQGSQETVIENIINKDETIQKNGGVQESTKKIEDLRQNSTSSENVVFSTRLGSTNELFTTKLPKQKIEEVAIETYSVEKSIIEQSVNIESQIVQSKSVHSMAEVEIKQSIIKIPEINQENIQIKKDKENDKDVLQEKEKGVKKRPSKLLNDEDEHYSSESERDSEIDFGKKDKPEDDKVGTLPVEIERKGLVMLQDSFEDELPYIPTTLPQERSVAVPIVPIKQRGTFEMKVCPIERPRSTTPINPSCLEDYCEEIAENVTKTIEKLKISLPREDSIKSPRRPSNTNWAEFAEKKITQRRSSTTSQEPPESVPPPLPPKGIQKEWINFEEIPEKRKPPKRIQTIPSRGNIEVPESVLHDNVVYSYVNPEDCKCECHEINNARARSKENQKQRDVPEPIVVQEDELPLLQDEQIEEEKPLVHGNVERIKLDVTILDRRSVISDSSIDLSASVEHPVEANGVDCLRMPFTSDLGVSNSNRSSIVSQEETQSPEGSPNAFPKTS is encoded by the exons ATGACATCTTCCGGAAGTCATGGCGTCCCATCCAGGCGACAAAAACGCATGGGCCCTGCTCCTTTTGCATCCTTCGAGGATCTCTCAGACGAG GTGGACAGTCCAGAAGAGAAAATCGATGCCGGTTCAGTTGTAAGACTTCCGGGTATCCGCGAGGATGTAACACCGAGTACTCCAGCTTCATTAGGAGACAGGGCGGCGTCTCCACAATTCATTTATACGGGTATAAGTCTGATTGGGGCGAGTGGCGCGATGGCTTTAACACCCCAACCGACAACCAAGTCGAGTTTAACTCCAAGCACGCCTAGAATAGACATATCTAGAGCGAGTAGTAGTTCTCAACATGAAGATAGCAGAGATAGTACTCCGGAGAGGGAATTGTTTGAAGGTCACGATCCGGCTAGAGCTAAATTGGGATTAGGTTTTCGTGAAGAAGGTGCTTTAGATCTTAGATCCTCAACTGAAGAATTAGATTTTCAAGATGGAAAGCAAAAAGTCGTTGGAAAAGTCGAAGAAACGGCGAATCAACAAAGGAAAGATTCGCAAAGCTCCGAAATATGTATGTTATCGATATCTGGGCGTACTTCGAGGTTGTCGAGTATCGGAAGTCAAGGTTCTACTCATAGTAGAGTTTCGAACGCGAGTCACCTTTCGGTTATTTCCGGTCAATCAGGATTATCTCGATCGCCTTCTCCGCATAAAATGTTGTTGGAAACTTCGTTTTGCGGAACGAAACCAAATGAAAATGAACAGAAAGCCGATCAGAAACAAGGGACCAAACAAGAACCTGACGATCTTGAGAAGGTTATTTTATCACGAAAACATGATCCAACTAAAGCTATTTTAGCTGAAGGAATAAGCGTTTcacctaaaattaaaattcctGACAAACCAATTCGCAAAGAAAAACCTTCTATTACTATAACTATAGATAAACCGCAACCTTCCCCAACAAACAACGTAGATAAACCGAAATTACCGAAAACTATATTATCAGCTAGCGGTATTGAGTATACTTACATTCCATTAAAAGGCCCCCTTCCAGAAGATCCGCCGGAagttcaacaacaaaaattgcgCGAAATTAAATCAGCACCCACAAGCAAAAGAAAATCATCTCAAACTAAGACGAAATCACCCCAAGAAAGACCATCAACTAGTTACGAAACATCCGGGGATAAAACCCATCCGAAATAcataagaattaaattaaaaccagATCATTTATACGACGACAACGATCCTTCGTTTCAAAAACCGGACACTTTGGAATTAAGCGATACAAACACACCTACTTTAAGCGAAAAAACGATTAGATCCGAACCTGGACGAAGTATTTCTAGTACACCGAGTGCTTCCCCGAAATTTTCGCGTCACATTCTTAAAGAACCATTTGGCAGTAGTAAAAGTCCATCGCCGTCTTTATCCCGTAAAAGTTCTTTCGCTTCCTTATTCAGAAGCAAAGAAGCGATAATCAGTCCTGAATCTCCAACAATTCCGACGAGGAGAAAAAGCACTTTATCGGGTATAATTAAAGATGCCGGCGAGAATTTGCGCGAACGTCGAAGAAGTAGATCGAAAAGTAGAGAAAGagataaaaatagtttatctTTAGCACCCTCATCTACAGAAAGTATCGATAGTAAAGGAAAAAGGAATGTTTTTTCGCTATTCAAAGGTAGTGGGAAGAAACCGGTGGAAAAGGCGAAAGAAACGGATGATATTGGAATTGGTTCTTTGTCGAACGTTGAATTCAAATTTAGACCTGAAAGGTGCGAAATGCCCGGGAAATACCACGAAACTCCTTTAGAAGGGGACAGTATACGAATTCCTCTGCATTCTCCGACGTATTACGAACAAAAGGCTTTTCTACAAGATTTAAGAAGTTCTAGTCAAGGTTCCCAAGAAACCGTCATtgaaaacataattaataaagacgaaactatacaaaaaaatggGGGTGTTCAAGAATCGACGAAAAAAATCGAAGATTTACGCCAAAATAGTACTAGTAgtgaaaatgttgttttttcaacAAGACTTGGAAGCACCAACGAACTTTTCACAACTAAATTacctaaacaaaaaattgaagagGTCGCCATAGAAACTTATTCAGTAGAAAAATCGATTATTGAACAAAGCGTCAATATTGAAAGTCAAATTGTTCAAAGCAAAAGTGTTCATAGTATGGCtgaagttgaaataaaacaaagtattataaaaatacctGAAATTAACcaagaaaatattcaaataaaaaaagataaagagAACGATAAAGATGTGCTacaagagaaagaaaaaggtGTAAAAAAACGACCATCAAAACTCCTAAACGATGAAGATGAGCATTATTCATCCGAATCAGAACGTGATTCAGAGAttgattttggaaaaaaagaTAAACCAGAAGATGATAAAGTTGGAACACTTCCAGTTGAAATTGAACGAAAAGGTTTAGTGATGCTTCAAGATTCATTCGAAGACGAACTGCCTTACATACCAACGACTTTACCACAAGAAAGATCTGTAGCCGTTCCTATAGTTCCAATTAAACAAAGAGGAACATTCGAAATGAAAGTGTGTCCAATCGAAAGACCACGATCAACAACTCCAATTAACCCAAGTTGCTTAGAAGATTATTGTGAAGAAATCgccgaaaatgttacaaaaacaatcgaaaaattaaaaatttctttaccaCGTGAagattccattaaatcgccgCGCAGACCGAGCAATACAAATTGGGCTGAATTCgccgaaaaaaaaattacccaAAGAAGATCTTCAACGACGTCTCAAGAACCGCCGGAAAGTGTACCGCCTCCTTTACCCCCGAAAGGTATTCAAAAGGAGTGGATTAATTTTGAAGAGATACCGGAGAAGCGGAAACCGCCGAAACGAATACAAACGATTCCATCTCGAGGGAACATCGAAGTGCCGGAATCAGTGCTTCACGACAACGTTGTTTATAGTTACGTGAACCCGGAGGATTGTAAATGTGAGTGTCACGAGATTAACAACGCCCGGGCTAGAAGCaaggaaaatcaaaaacaacGAGATGTTCCCGAACCGATTGTTGTTCAAGAGGACGAACTTCCGCTTTTACAGGACGAACAGATTGAAGAGGAAAAACCGTTAGTTCACGGAAATGTTGAAAGGATTAAATTGGATGTTACAATTTTGGATAGGAGGAGTGTTATAAG
- the LOC111424144 gene encoding proton-coupled zinc antiporter SLC30A9, mitochondrial, which produces MLTRSCFRIKHICQKAPLFYNRFYVAKRKLSTFDRNQLLGPNKDLGFIRTFVWSKILSISDKNDNNNKKGCSRNEVEENVKKTPILQVISVNVKDKEGIPVEKPREVTLEGVEEKNLNTGATCVPKTLKEKIVEKLGENKSEVKEKAALKAEKKRKRVDFTVSSLERNFITPFRAMSDFLLKPSDLETLPKTKRRSPYEREPPITVYWRKDVEAKALEVWGSRDNLLKEQLKRDIEKKKYQQNIFTVKRRLRDYRREMGRSVEAAELESGLMGRSGRVVLLAVAINTTNFLFKLGAWILTGSHSMFSECIHSLADTINQLILAYGIHKSVQHADVTHPYGYSNMRYVASLISGVGIFCVGTGLSIYHGISGLVDPHAIDDLFWGYCVLGGSLLSEGATLLVALLSIKKGARESNMSLGDYILRGQDPSVNVVLLEDAAAVIGVLVAASCMGVSSVINSAIPDAIGSLLIGCILGTVASFIIYTNVAALVGRSIPQHQLDKINAELEADVMIRAIHDVKGIDMGNYLVRYKAELDFDGRELTRAYLDKQDLNVLLEEVKSFQNIDQLEEFMLKHGETIVDMMGGEIDRIEMKLRKNHPEIRHCDLEIL; this is translated from the exons atgttgacGAGGTCTTGTTTTCGAATTAAACACATTTGTCAGAAAGCccctttattttataatcgatttt atgtAGCTAAAAGAAAGTTATCTACATTTGATCGAAATCAATTACTGGGTCCTAACAAAGATTTAGGGTTTATTAGAACATTCGTTtggtcaaaaattttatcgattagtgataaaaatgataataacaataaaaaaggtTGCTCAAGAAATGAGGTTGAAGAGAATGTTAAAAAGACACCCATTTTACAAGTGATATCAGTTAACGTTAAGGATAAAGAAGGTATTCCTGTTGAAAAACCCCGAGAAGTTACATTAGAAGGGGTAgaagaaaagaatttaaacaCCGGAGCAACTTGtgttccaaaaactttaaaagaaaaaatcgttgaaaaatTAGGCGAAAATAAATCAgaagttaaagaaaaagcAGCTTTAAAAGCCGAAAAGAAACGAAAACGCGTTGATTTCACAGTTTCGTCGCTTGAAAGAAACTTTATTACCCCATTTAGAGCTATGTCtgatttcttattaaaaccGTCGGATTTAGAAACCCttccaaaaacaaaacgaaGATCCCCATACGAAAGAGAACCCCCTATTACGGTCTATTGGAGGAAAGATGTCGAAGCAAAAGCATTAGAAGTATGGGGATCAAGGGATAATTTACtaaaagaacaattaaaaagggatattgaaaagaaaaaatatcaacaaa ataTTTTTACTGTTAAAAGGAGATTAAGAGATTATCGGCGGGAAATGGGTCGCTCTGTTGAAGCTGCTGAACTTGAATCTGGGTTAATGGGACGTTCTGGAAGAGTTGTATTACTTGCAGTGGCTAT taACACaactaattttctttttaaacttggAGCTTGGATCTTAACCGGATCTCATAGTATGTTCTCAGAATGCATCCATTCTTTGGCAGATACAATAAATCAACTTATATTAGCTTATGGAATTCATAAATCAGTTCAG caTGCTGATGTTACACATCCTTATGGTTATTCGAATATGAGGTATGTAGCTTCTTTAATATCTGGAGTTGGAATTTTTTGCGTTGGAACTGGATTATCGATTTATCATGGAATTTCTGGACTTGTTGATCCTCATGCTATTGATGATTTATTCTGG gGATACTGCGTTTTGGGTGGTTCTCTTCTTTCTGAAGGAGCAACTCTTCTCGTAGCTCTtctatcaataaaaaaaggtgCTAGAGAAAGTAACATGTCTTTAGGAGATTACA TTCTACGCGGCCAAGATCCGAGTGTTAATGTGGTTTTATTAGAAGATGCCGCCGCGGTTATTGGAGTTCTTGTAGCCGCATCTTGTATGGGTGTTTCTTCCGTTATAAACAGCGCAATCCCGGATGCTATTGGATCGTTGTTAATTGGGTGCATTTTGGGAACTGTCgcttcatttattatttatacaaacGTTGCAGCTTTAGTAGGAAg ATCAATACCTCAACAtcaattagataaaattaatgcGGAATTAGAAGCTGATGTAATGATACGGGCGATACATGACGTTAAAGGGATCGACATGGGTAATTATTTAGTTAGGTATAAAGCAGAATTGGATTTTGACGGTAGGGAATTGACAAGAGCTTATTTGGATAAACAGGATCTCAACGTTTTGTTAGAG gaagTCAAAAGTTTTCAAAACATCGATCAGTTAGAAGAATTTATGTTGAAACATGGGGAAACGATAGTTGATATGATGGGTGGGGAAATAGATAGGatagaaatgaaattaagg aaaaaccaTCCTGAAATAAGACACTGTGATTTGGaaattctataa